Proteins encoded in a region of the Phacochoerus africanus isolate WHEZ1 chromosome 8, ROS_Pafr_v1, whole genome shotgun sequence genome:
- the LOC125132704 gene encoding vomeronasal type-1 receptor 4-like, translating to MAAGDLAIRTIFLLQTLFGILGNFSLLYHNLFLCCTGYRLKTIDLIVRNLIVANILVLFSSGVHNTMTSYGWRQLRSDFACRFFPYVQGVGRGASIGITCLLSVFQAITISPRTSRWAELKVKAVQLVFPSIVLSWVVNMLVSIIYSMYMTGDLSNENTTDRKSFGHCLSVRHDQTADSLYAALLSFPDVVCFVLMILASGSMVFILFRHKQRVQNIHRLNVSSISSPESKATKTVLLVVISFVYFNTLSSICYAVLSLLNNPSLFIMNISAIITSCFPALSPFLLMSRDSRISRLCFAGRRHADSPPLTRKM from the coding sequence ATGGCTGCCGGTGACTTGGCAATAAGAACCATCTTCTTATTACAGACTCTGTTTGGCATCCTGGGGAATTTCTCTCTGCTTTACCATAATCTCTTCCTTTGTTGCACTGGGTATAGGCTGAAGACCATAGATTTGATTGTTAGGAACCTGATTGTGGCCAACATCTTGGTTCTGTTCTCCAGCGGAGTCCACAACACAATGACCAGTTATGGGTGGCGTCAGCTCCGCAGTGATTTTGCATGCAGATTTTTCCCCTATGTTCAAGGAGTGGGCAGGGGAGCGTCCATTGGCATCACGTGCCTCTTGAGTGTCTTCCAGGCCATCACCATCAGTCCCAGGACCTCTAGGTGGGCAGAGCTGAAAGTGAAAGCAGTCCAGTTGGTTTTCCCTTCCATTGTCCTGAGCTGGGTCGTGAACATGCTGGTCAGTATCATCTACTCCATGTATATGACTGGAGACTTGAGCAACGAAAACACCACAGACAGGAAAAGCTTTGGACACTGTCTTTCTGTTCGTCATGACCAAACTGCAGACTCATTGTACGCAGCGTTGCTCTCCTTCCCTGACGTCGTATGTTTTGTGCTCATGATCTTGGCCAGCGGCTCCATGGTTTTCATCTTGTTCAGACATAAGCAGAGGGTCCAAAACATTCATAGGCTCAATGTCTCCTCCATATCGTCCCCTGAGTCCAAAGCCACCAAAACTGTCCTCCTTGTGGTGATCTCCTTTGTCTATTTCAACACCCTTTCCTCCATCTGTTATGCTGTTTTGTCTCTTTTGAACAATCCTAGTTTGTTCATCATGAACATCTCGGCAATAATCACATCATGTTTCCCAGCTCTCAGCCCCTTTCTGCTCATGAGTCGTGACTCGAGAATATCCAGGCTCTGCTTTGCTGGGAGAAGGCATGCAGACTCCCCTCCCCTTACAAGAAAGATGTAA